In Patescibacteria group bacterium, the sequence ATTATAATCGCATAGTTGAAGAACAAGACCAGTCCCAACGTCAAATTTTAGAAAAACAGTTCAAACAGGATCTTAAGCTTCGCATTGATGAAACCAGCAAATATATTAGGCCCAATGAAAAAACCACGGATTTTGCTTTTATGTTTATCCCGTCTGAAGGCATATATTATGATCTTCTTATTAACCAGGTTGGAGCTGTTAAAGTTAACACTCAGGACTTGATTGAATATGCTCTTCGCCAGAAAAAAGTTATTATTGTTTCGCCAACAACATTTTTTGCGTATCTCCAAACAGTGCTTCATGGCCTGCGCGCTTTAAAAATTGAAGAAGGCGCCAAAGAAATCCGCAAACGGGTGGAAATGCTTGGAAAGCATATAAACGCTTATGAGGATTATTTTAGAAAACTTGGCGGTCATCTTGGAACCACAGTCAACACTTACAACACTGCCTACAAAGAACTCGGCAAAATAGATAAGGATGTCCTAAAAATTTCCGAAGGCAATGCTGGCGGTTTAGTTAGTCCTGAATTAATTGATAAACCGAGTGTGGATAATTAGTCGCAGTGTTTGTCACTTGTCACTCGTCACTCGTCACTGGTCACTAGGGAAACTACTGCAACATTTTGTTTTTATTTCAAACTTTTATCGATTAACATTATGAGTGTTAAAAATTTTTACGAATTAACTGCTTGG encodes:
- a CDS encoding DNA recombination protein RmuC, with translation MTLQFVITIVILITGFVGLFWYLKSREKKDAEAKQDDKSLLLLQNQLTELNRTLDSKLGESTRVIQEQFTQSTRIIQGISGQSQKIISEISEKMTKLDDTNKQVVGFAGQLQSLENILKNPKQRGVLGEYFLETVLKNVLPPGQFQMQYKFKDGETVDAVVFTREGMVPIDSKFSLENYNRIVEEQDQSQRQILEKQFKQDLKLRIDETSKYIRPNEKTTDFAFMFIPSEGIYYDLLINQVGAVKVNTQDLIEYALRQKKVIIVSPTTFFAYLQTVLHGLRALKIEEGAKEIRKRVEMLGKHINAYEDYFRKLGGHLGTTVNTYNTAYKELGKIDKDVLKISEGNAGGLVSPELIDKPSVDN